A part of Paenibacillus sp. IHBB 10380 genomic DNA contains:
- a CDS encoding M16 family metallopeptidase, with amino-acid sequence MERIKLTNGLRVVMEKIPTCRSVSFGIWVRTGSRNENHDNNGISHFIEHMLFKGTERFDAKDIAEQFDAIGGNVNAFTSKEYTCYYAKVLDEHLPIAVDVLSDMFFRSKLDDEELSKEKNVILEEISMYEDDPDDLVHDLMAKAVYGDHPLAYPILGTRERLESMNADHLRSYMAKHYTIENTVISVAGNIDEHLVELLERHFGEFQNHSTESVVTVPSFHSNLLFHKKKTEQNHICISFPGCSNDDKRLYAMVLLNNTLGGGMSSRLFQEIREKRGLAYAVYSYHSAHADNGLFTIYAGTAPKQTKEVMDLTKEVLFDVATHGISENELRKGKEQLKGSLILSLEGTGSRMNRLGKNELMLGKHFTIDEMIHNIEQVSMADVDSVLNLMFAEPMSIAMVGNSDKIITGIGRDDLVTLRSNS; translated from the coding sequence GTGGAACGAATAAAACTAACTAATGGCCTTAGAGTAGTTATGGAGAAAATCCCGACTTGTAGATCTGTGTCTTTTGGTATATGGGTCAGAACAGGTTCGCGAAATGAGAATCATGACAACAACGGGATCTCTCATTTCATTGAGCATATGTTATTTAAAGGAACGGAGCGTTTCGACGCCAAAGATATTGCAGAACAATTTGATGCTATTGGTGGAAATGTGAATGCCTTTACGTCCAAAGAGTATACTTGCTACTATGCTAAAGTGCTGGATGAGCATCTTCCCATCGCAGTAGATGTGCTATCAGACATGTTTTTTCGTTCGAAGCTGGATGATGAAGAGCTCTCCAAAGAGAAGAACGTCATTCTAGAAGAAATTTCAATGTATGAGGATGATCCGGATGATCTAGTTCATGATTTGATGGCTAAAGCAGTGTACGGAGATCATCCACTAGCGTATCCAATCCTAGGAACTAGGGAACGTCTAGAATCAATGAACGCTGACCACCTAAGATCCTATATGGCTAAACATTATACGATAGAGAATACCGTTATTAGTGTAGCTGGTAATATTGATGAGCATTTAGTAGAACTACTTGAGCGTCACTTTGGTGAATTCCAGAACCACAGTACAGAAAGTGTAGTTACCGTTCCTAGTTTTCATAGCAATCTTTTGTTTCATAAAAAGAAGACAGAGCAGAATCACATCTGTATCTCTTTTCCTGGATGTTCGAATGATGATAAGCGGTTGTATGCTATGGTGCTGTTAAATAATACGCTAGGTGGCGGAATGAGCTCACGATTGTTCCAAGAAATTCGTGAAAAGCGGGGATTAGCATACGCAGTGTACTCTTATCATAGCGCTCATGCAGACAATGGTCTGTTTACTATTTATGCAGGTACAGCTCCTAAGCAGACTAAAGAGGTTATGGATTTAACCAAAGAAGTATTATTTGATGTAGCTACTCATGGTATTAGTGAAAATGAGCTACGCAAAGGTAAAGAGCAGTTAAAGGGTAGTCTTATACTGAGCTTAGAAGGAACAGGCAGTCGCATGAATCGCCTCGGCAAGAATGAGCTAATGCTTGGAAAGCACTTTACAATCGATGAAATGATTCATAATATTGAGCAAGTATCGATGGCAGATGTTGATTCGGTGCTCAATCTTATGTTTGCTGAGCCAATGTCTATAGCTATGGTAGGGAATTCAGATAAAATCATTACAGGAATAGGGAGGGACGACCTTGTTACATTACGTTCAAATTCATAA
- the infB gene encoding translation initiation factor IF-2, whose amino-acid sequence MSKQDNKDKTRVYEYAKSLNMSSKEIITILKRLDIPVNNHMSVMESESVHKVEQFFKNIKSNAAAKRDSGDNRVTASTSSSNNGSAGTAKVETPDPKQETVSTSAVNSVNDQEQSKKQQEKQVGMNNNPSNNKSAVSSTPQTSQGASRPQSSTSSSRPQSNAGTSRPQSSTGTQRPSSTQGGQRTTGQQGGQSANRGSSQQGGGQRSSSTTARPQTQNRAGGAQTTDSSKPGVNKNRPGNSGNNGARRYDDNKGGNFRNNRGGRNNGRGKNQYQAERREKVDNTPKKIIVRGAMTVGESAKLLHKDASEVIKKLIMMGVMATINQELDLETVLLLAAEFGVEVEVKIAVEDDRFETVEEIDEEADLKSRPPVVTIMGHVDHGKTTLLDAIRSTNVTSGEAGGITQHIGAYQVEINNKKITFLDTPGHEAFTAMRARGSQITDIAIIVVAADDGVMPQTVEAISHAKAAELPIIVAVNKIDKPGADADKVKQELTEHGLVPEEWGGDTIFVNVSAKQRMGLEELLEMILLVAEMNEYKANPDKRARGAVIEAELDKGRGPVARVLVQHGTLRVGDAFVAGNCFGRIRAMVNDKGRRLKEAGPSTPVEITGLTEVPQAGDPFMVFEDERKARSIADKRSITQRQSEMGSNVRVTLDDLFQHIKDGEIKGLNVIIKGDVQGTVEALKSSLVKIEVEGVRVKILHSGAGAITESDIILAAASNAIVIGYNVRPDNQASITADQEKVDIRLHRVIYNVIEEIEQAMKGMLDPIYKENIIGHAEVRSTFSISKVGTIAGCMVTSGKIARNAEIRLIRNSIVIHEGKIDSLKRYKDDAKEVAQGYECGITLESYNDVKEGDVIEAFIMETVERK is encoded by the coding sequence TTGAGTAAACAAGATAATAAGGATAAAACTCGTGTATATGAGTATGCTAAATCACTCAACATGAGTAGTAAAGAAATTATCACCATTTTGAAACGACTTGATATTCCAGTAAACAATCATATGAGTGTGATGGAGAGCGAGTCAGTTCATAAAGTGGAACAGTTCTTCAAGAACATAAAGTCAAATGCAGCAGCTAAAAGAGACAGCGGTGATAATCGTGTAACCGCATCAACGTCATCTAGTAATAATGGGTCAGCGGGAACTGCTAAGGTTGAGACTCCAGATCCTAAACAGGAGACGGTATCTACTAGTGCAGTAAATTCTGTAAATGACCAAGAGCAGTCCAAAAAACAACAGGAAAAGCAGGTAGGTATGAACAATAATCCGAGTAACAATAAAAGTGCAGTATCGTCAACGCCGCAAACAAGTCAAGGGGCTTCAAGGCCTCAGAGCAGTACTAGCTCATCAAGACCACAAAGCAATGCGGGTACATCAAGACCGCAAAGCAGTACAGGAACACAAAGACCTTCATCAACTCAAGGAGGTCAAAGAACTACAGGGCAACAAGGGGGCCAATCCGCTAATCGTGGTAGCTCGCAGCAAGGTGGAGGACAACGTTCAAGCAGTACGACTGCTCGTCCTCAAACGCAAAACCGTGCTGGTGGTGCCCAAACGACAGATAGCTCTAAGCCAGGCGTAAATAAGAATAGACCAGGAAACTCAGGTAACAATGGCGCTAGACGTTATGATGATAACAAGGGTGGCAATTTCAGAAACAATCGCGGTGGCAGAAACAATGGTAGAGGTAAAAACCAATATCAAGCTGAACGCCGTGAAAAAGTGGATAATACACCTAAAAAAATCATTGTACGTGGTGCGATGACTGTTGGTGAATCTGCTAAGCTTCTGCATAAAGATGCTTCAGAAGTCATCAAGAAGTTAATCATGATGGGTGTAATGGCAACGATCAACCAAGAGTTGGATCTTGAAACAGTTCTTCTTTTAGCTGCTGAATTTGGCGTGGAAGTTGAAGTGAAAATTGCCGTGGAAGACGATCGCTTCGAAACCGTTGAAGAAATTGATGAAGAAGCTGATTTGAAATCCCGTCCTCCTGTAGTGACTATTATGGGTCACGTTGACCATGGTAAAACGACACTATTGGATGCTATTCGTTCTACGAATGTAACAAGCGGTGAAGCTGGTGGTATCACACAGCATATCGGTGCTTATCAAGTAGAAATCAACAACAAAAAAATCACTTTCTTAGATACACCGGGTCACGAAGCATTTACAGCTATGCGTGCTCGTGGTTCTCAAATTACAGATATTGCCATTATCGTAGTTGCTGCAGACGATGGCGTTATGCCACAAACTGTAGAAGCAATTAGTCATGCTAAAGCGGCAGAATTGCCTATTATCGTTGCTGTTAATAAGATCGATAAACCGGGTGCTGATGCTGATAAGGTGAAGCAAGAATTAACAGAGCATGGTTTGGTTCCAGAAGAATGGGGCGGAGATACGATCTTTGTAAATGTATCTGCGAAACAAAGAATGGGCCTTGAAGAATTGCTTGAAATGATTCTGCTAGTAGCAGAAATGAACGAATATAAAGCGAATCCTGACAAACGTGCTCGTGGTGCCGTTATTGAAGCTGAGCTAGATAAAGGTCGCGGTCCGGTAGCACGTGTATTAGTACAGCATGGTACACTTCGCGTAGGTGACGCATTCGTAGCTGGTAACTGCTTCGGTCGTATTCGTGCGATGGTCAATGATAAAGGTCGTCGTTTAAAGGAAGCTGGTCCATCGACACCTGTTGAAATTACAGGTCTGACTGAAGTTCCACAAGCTGGAGATCCATTCATGGTGTTCGAAGATGAACGGAAAGCACGCTCCATTGCGGATAAACGTTCTATTACTCAACGTCAATCTGAGATGGGTAGCAATGTCCGCGTAACGCTGGATGATTTGTTCCAACACATTAAAGATGGCGAAATTAAGGGACTTAATGTCATTATCAAAGGTGACGTTCAAGGTACTGTAGAAGCACTTAAGAGCTCTCTAGTGAAAATTGAAGTGGAAGGCGTACGCGTCAAAATCCTTCATAGTGGTGCGGGTGCAATTACCGAATCCGATATCATTCTGGCAGCTGCATCTAATGCTATCGTCATCGGATATAACGTTCGTCCAGACAACCAAGCTAGCATAACAGCAGATCAAGAAAAAGTGGATATTCGCTTACATCGCGTTATCTATAATGTTATTGAAGAAATTGAACAAGCGATGAAGGGTATGCTTGATCCAATCTACAAAGAAAATATTATTGGACACGCAGAAGTTCGCAGTACGTTCAGTATCAGCAAGGTGGGTACAATTGCAGGTTGTATGGTAACTTCAGGCAAAATTGCTCGTAATGCTGAAATTCGCTTGATACGTAACAGCATTGTTATTCACGAAGGCAAAATCGATTCCCTTAAGAGATATAAAGATGATGCGAAAGAAGTTGCCCAAGGTTATGAATGTGGGATTACTTTGGAAAGCTATAATGACGTCAAAGAAGGCGACGTTATAGAAGCGTTCATCATGGAAACGGTGGAACGCAAGTAG
- a CDS encoding DHH family phosphoesterase codes for MQTYEQALKHTKEYLLKHDDYLVVSHVQPDGDAVSSTVVVGWLLSCLGKKFTMINEGPIPQRMLFLNMADQIENMEIHPPLRTFQHVICVDCADFKRVGLTNKLFAEDALILNIDHHPTNNGYGQVNLIKADAAATAEILYDLLKLFDIEWTQELATAIYTGILTDSGGFRYSNTSPKIMGIASELLTYGVKGPELAENLLEEITLPQMRVLVKALNTLQMSTDGQVSWVHLTPEDMLECGAVNEDLEGIVNYPRNIRGVEVGIFFKVIDDHAVKVSLRSAGKVDVAELAQTFGGGGHARAAGCRMEGTLDTIIPQVIERVRNLL; via the coding sequence ATGCAGACCTATGAACAAGCGCTTAAGCATACTAAGGAATATTTGCTGAAGCACGATGATTATCTTGTAGTGTCGCATGTACAGCCAGACGGAGATGCAGTCAGTTCCACGGTAGTCGTGGGCTGGCTTCTCTCATGTCTAGGGAAGAAATTTACTATGATTAACGAAGGTCCTATTCCGCAACGCATGCTGTTTCTGAATATGGCGGATCAAATCGAGAACATGGAGATCCATCCTCCCTTACGCACCTTTCAGCATGTTATATGTGTAGATTGTGCTGACTTTAAGCGCGTAGGTTTAACGAACAAGTTGTTTGCTGAAGATGCTCTTATTCTGAATATAGATCATCATCCTACGAACAATGGCTATGGACAGGTTAATTTAATTAAAGCAGACGCAGCAGCGACTGCTGAAATATTATATGATTTACTTAAGCTATTCGATATAGAGTGGACTCAAGAGCTAGCTACAGCCATTTATACAGGGATTCTAACGGATAGTGGTGGATTTCGGTACTCGAATACTTCTCCAAAGATCATGGGCATAGCATCAGAATTATTAACTTATGGAGTTAAAGGTCCTGAACTTGCTGAAAACTTATTGGAGGAGATCACGCTTCCTCAAATGCGCGTCTTGGTCAAAGCATTAAATACGCTTCAAATGTCAACAGACGGTCAGGTTAGTTGGGTACACCTAACGCCTGAAGATATGTTGGAGTGTGGTGCTGTCAATGAGGATCTTGAAGGTATCGTTAATTACCCTCGTAATATTCGAGGTGTAGAAGTCGGTATTTTCTTTAAAGTTATTGATGACCATGCAGTGAAAGTCAGCTTGCGATCTGCTGGAAAAGTGGATGTTGCTGAATTAGCGCAAACATTTGGTGGTGGAGGACATGCAAGGGCTGCTGGATGTCGGATGGAAGGTACCTTAGACACCATAATTCCACAAGTGATTGAGCGGGTGAGAAATTTATTATGA
- the rbfA gene encoding 30S ribosome-binding factor RbfA, with product MAKIRTGRVGEQIKKELSQLVQSELKDPRIGFVTITGVEITNDLSQAKIYLSVLGDVEQKNNTLKALDKANGFLRSELGKRIRFRHTPELFFKIDESIAYGSHIEKLLGDLDKSE from the coding sequence ATGGCTAAAATTAGAACAGGACGTGTTGGAGAACAGATCAAAAAAGAACTGAGCCAACTCGTTCAAAGTGAGCTGAAAGATCCACGTATTGGTTTCGTCACCATCACTGGTGTCGAAATCACTAACGATCTTTCACAGGCAAAGATTTATTTAAGTGTACTTGGTGATGTGGAACAGAAGAATAACACGTTAAAAGCATTAGATAAAGCTAACGGGTTTCTTCGCTCAGAACTAGGGAAACGAATTCGCTTTCGGCATACACCTGAACTTTTCTTCAAAATTGACGAGTCGATTGCTTATGGCAGTCACATTGAGAAGCTACTAGGTGATCTCGACAAGAGTGAATAA
- a CDS encoding bifunctional riboflavin kinase/FAD synthetase — MLSNGIAGEKVVKTVILSYPLSSEMVRERPLSQVVAIGQFDGLHRGHTSVISTAISLAQEKGIPSAVLTFNPHPKDVMGKGDYEGYLTPLQDKQELLASMGIDTLYVAQFDEEFSRVSPLDFYRGVLLPLNIKIAVVGFDFRFGYKGEGDVEMLREMGQGDIEVACVSPFLLDGEKVSSSAIRKSLQTGDIERANHWFGRYYRISGTVIDGEKRGRTIGFPTANLSLDAGYVIPAKGVYAIRALYKGNWIPGVMNLGVKPTFHEHKIAPSFEVHLLHFDENIYNEHLTVELVYYIREERRFPSIQELIIQIQADARQAEQLLMTLE, encoded by the coding sequence ATGTTATCTAATGGAATTGCAGGTGAGAAAGTTGTGAAAACTGTCATATTATCCTATCCCCTCTCATCCGAAATGGTTCGTGAGCGTCCACTTTCTCAAGTGGTTGCTATTGGCCAATTTGATGGACTACACCGAGGACATACCTCTGTGATCTCTACCGCTATTTCTTTGGCACAAGAGAAGGGTATTCCCTCTGCGGTTCTAACCTTTAATCCGCATCCTAAAGATGTTATGGGTAAAGGTGATTATGAGGGGTACTTAACACCGCTTCAGGATAAACAAGAACTCCTTGCTAGTATGGGTATCGATACGTTATATGTTGCTCAGTTTGATGAAGAGTTCTCTCGTGTTAGTCCATTGGATTTCTATAGAGGTGTTTTGCTTCCTTTGAACATCAAGATCGCAGTTGTCGGATTTGACTTCCGCTTCGGATATAAGGGTGAAGGGGATGTGGAGATGCTTCGTGAGATGGGACAAGGGGACATAGAAGTTGCATGTGTTTCTCCGTTTCTGTTAGATGGTGAGAAGGTAAGTAGTTCCGCCATCCGGAAATCGCTCCAGACAGGGGACATTGAACGGGCTAATCATTGGTTTGGTCGTTACTATCGCATTAGTGGTACGGTGATTGATGGTGAGAAGCGGGGGAGAACGATTGGTTTCCCTACAGCTAACTTATCTTTGGATGCCGGTTACGTCATTCCAGCTAAAGGCGTATATGCAATTCGTGCCTTGTATAAGGGGAACTGGATTCCGGGAGTTATGAATTTGGGAGTCAAACCCACTTTTCATGAACATAAAATTGCACCTAGTTTTGAAGTTCATTTACTTCACTTCGATGAGAACATCTATAACGAACATCTAACCGTTGAGCTCGTTTATTATATCCGTGAAGAACGGCGCTTTCCTTCTATACAAGAATTAATTATCCAGATTCAAGCAGACGCTAGGCAAGCAGAGCAGTTACTTATGACGCTGGAGTAA
- the pnp gene encoding polyribonucleotide nucleotidyltransferase, whose amino-acid sequence MENRVEMQLGGRTLILETGRFAKQANAAVMVHYGETVVLCTVTASNEPKDLDFFPLTVNYEERLYAVGKIPGGFIKREGRPSEKAILSSRLTDRPIRPLFPEGFRNDVQVLNLVMSVDQDCAPDIAAMIGTSAALSISDVPFSGPIGGVAVGRKDGQFIINPNTADQAASDLYLVVAGTKDAIMMVEAEANEVPEEIMLEAIMFGHDEIKKIVATIEELVAKAGKEKMAVKLHAVNDTANHEVREFAAAQLKDAVKISEKHARQDAIDAINEATVTLFEQKYIETPELMKDVKEVLHDIVKEEVRRLITHDKVRPDGRNLDEIRKIECDTNILPRTHGTGLFTRGQTQALSVCTLGALGDVQILDGIDPQESKRFMHHYNFPPFSVGEARPLRAPGRREIGHGALGERAMSKVLPSEEDFPYAIRLVSEVLESNGSTSQASICAGILAMMDAGVPIKAPVAGIAMGLIKDGDHVSILSDIQGMEDHLGDMDFKVAGTAAGVTAIQMDIKIDGIDRAILNEALNQAKEGRMFILGKMMEAIQQPRSNLSQYAPKIMTLQINPDRIRDVIGAGGKIINKIIEETGVKIDIEQDGRVFIASTNEEMNQKARGIIEGIVRQVEVGEIYVGTVKRIEKFGAFVEILPNKEGLVHISQLSTERVAKCEDVIAIGDSITVKVTEIDQQGRINLSRKATLTV is encoded by the coding sequence ATGGAGAATCGAGTTGAAATGCAATTAGGTGGAAGAACTCTTATTTTGGAAACAGGCCGTTTTGCTAAACAAGCGAATGCAGCAGTAATGGTTCACTATGGTGAGACCGTAGTTCTGTGTACAGTAACAGCTTCTAATGAACCTAAAGATTTAGATTTTTTTCCGCTAACGGTTAATTATGAAGAAAGACTGTATGCAGTTGGAAAAATACCAGGGGGATTCATTAAACGCGAAGGCCGTCCAAGTGAGAAAGCTATTCTTTCAAGCCGACTAACTGACCGTCCTATTCGCCCGTTATTCCCTGAAGGATTCCGTAATGATGTACAAGTTCTTAACCTTGTTATGAGTGTGGATCAAGACTGTGCACCTGATATTGCGGCTATGATCGGTACTTCTGCAGCTCTCAGTATTTCTGATGTTCCTTTTAGTGGTCCTATTGGTGGAGTTGCTGTTGGACGTAAAGATGGACAATTCATCATCAATCCGAACACAGCAGATCAAGCAGCTAGTGATCTTTATTTGGTCGTTGCAGGTACGAAAGACGCGATTATGATGGTGGAAGCAGAAGCCAACGAAGTGCCAGAGGAAATTATGCTTGAGGCAATCATGTTTGGTCATGATGAAATCAAGAAAATTGTAGCGACGATTGAAGAATTAGTTGCAAAGGCTGGAAAAGAAAAAATGGCAGTTAAACTTCATGCAGTGAATGATACTGCTAATCATGAAGTTCGTGAATTTGCAGCAGCTCAGCTTAAAGATGCTGTTAAAATATCTGAAAAACATGCACGTCAGGATGCCATTGACGCGATTAATGAAGCTACGGTAACTTTATTTGAACAGAAGTACATAGAGACTCCGGAACTCATGAAAGATGTCAAGGAAGTGCTGCATGACATAGTTAAGGAAGAAGTAAGACGTTTAATTACACATGATAAAGTTCGTCCGGATGGACGGAATTTGGATGAGATTCGAAAGATTGAATGTGATACGAATATTTTACCGCGTACGCATGGCACAGGATTGTTTACACGCGGTCAGACACAAGCCCTTAGTGTATGTACATTGGGAGCACTTGGAGATGTACAAATTCTTGATGGTATTGATCCACAGGAATCCAAACGCTTTATGCACCACTATAACTTTCCTCCGTTCAGCGTAGGTGAGGCACGTCCGCTTCGCGCTCCTGGTCGTCGTGAAATTGGACACGGTGCTTTGGGTGAACGTGCAATGTCTAAAGTTCTACCTTCTGAAGAAGATTTCCCTTATGCAATTCGTCTAGTATCTGAAGTGTTGGAGTCGAATGGTTCCACTTCCCAAGCTAGTATTTGCGCAGGTATTCTTGCCATGATGGATGCGGGTGTTCCGATTAAAGCACCAGTAGCTGGTATAGCTATGGGATTGATCAAAGATGGAGATCATGTATCGATTCTATCTGACATTCAAGGAATGGAAGATCACCTTGGCGATATGGACTTTAAAGTAGCAGGAACAGCAGCAGGTGTGACAGCTATTCAAATGGATATCAAAATCGATGGTATTGATCGTGCCATTCTTAATGAAGCATTGAACCAAGCTAAAGAAGGCCGCATGTTCATCTTAGGTAAAATGATGGAAGCTATTCAACAACCTAGATCGAACCTTTCTCAATATGCTCCTAAAATTATGACGCTGCAGATCAATCCAGATCGTATTCGTGATGTTATTGGTGCAGGTGGCAAAATTATCAATAAAATTATTGAAGAGACCGGTGTGAAGATTGACATCGAACAAGATGGTCGTGTCTTCATCGCATCTACGAATGAAGAGATGAATCAAAAGGCTAGAGGTATAATTGAAGGTATTGTTCGTCAGGTTGAAGTTGGCGAAATTTATGTGGGTACAGTGAAACGAATTGAGAAATTCGGAGCATTTGTAGAAATACTTCCGAATAAAGAAGGCCTTGTGCATATTTCTCAACTATCGACAGAACGTGTAGCTAAGTGTGAAGATGTGATCGCAATTGGTGATTCTATCACGGTGAAGGTAACGGAGATTGATCAACAAGGACGTATTAATTTGTCCCGCAAAGCTACATTAACCGTTTAA
- a CDS encoding polysaccharide deacetylase family protein, with translation MYTRRIAIILACFTIVIGLGQVGSIRQFIEEGRLTFISTDTFEQVEDTPDIDPLYQHIKAKATQSRIEPIDAKLDRVWKVIPGYNGMEVDVEATYHLAENKGRSTPLTYMYRMLTPKVSIADLGAEPIYRGNPNKPMASLMINVAWGNEFILPMLDILDQEKVKATFFFDGSWLKKNIDLAKVIQQRGHELSNHAYSHPNMSQLSKERAIAEISKTQQLLKDQLGVDNLWFAPPSGDFNNNTVKIARELGMYTVLWTLDTVDWQKPSPESIVDKISSKVEPGNLILMHPTSSSSRALKGMIQGIKRKGLVLGTVSQTLSAERVVGHAVE, from the coding sequence ATGTATACGAGAAGAATCGCGATCATACTTGCTTGTTTTACTATTGTTATTGGATTAGGTCAAGTAGGCAGTATTCGGCAATTTATTGAGGAAGGACGCCTCACTTTCATCTCAACGGATACATTTGAACAAGTGGAGGATACTCCGGACATAGATCCGTTATATCAACACATTAAAGCAAAGGCTACCCAGAGCAGAATTGAACCCATTGATGCTAAGTTAGATCGAGTGTGGAAAGTGATTCCAGGCTATAATGGAATGGAAGTTGATGTGGAAGCAACGTATCATTTGGCTGAGAATAAAGGTCGATCTACGCCTCTTACATATATGTATCGTATGCTTACTCCGAAGGTGTCCATTGCGGATTTAGGAGCAGAACCTATCTATCGTGGTAACCCAAATAAGCCTATGGCCTCGCTAATGATAAACGTGGCGTGGGGAAATGAATTTATTTTACCGATGCTTGATATTTTGGATCAGGAAAAGGTTAAAGCTACGTTCTTTTTTGATGGTAGTTGGCTGAAAAAAAACATCGATCTTGCTAAAGTTATTCAACAAAGAGGGCATGAACTTTCGAATCATGCTTATTCTCACCCTAATATGAGCCAGCTAAGTAAGGAACGTGCTATAGCAGAGATAAGCAAAACTCAGCAACTGCTTAAGGATCAGTTAGGTGTTGATAATCTATGGTTCGCTCCTCCGTCAGGAGATTTCAACAATAACACCGTGAAGATTGCTCGTGAGCTTGGAATGTACACTGTACTATGGACTTTAGATACTGTAGATTGGCAGAAGCCTTCTCCTGAGTCGATTGTAGACAAGATTTCAAGCAAGGTAGAACCAGGAAATCTTATCCTGATGCATCCAACCTCATCCTCCTCTAGAGCACTAAAGGGAATGATCCAAGGGATTAAGAGGAAAGGTCTAGTACTTGGAACAGTAAGTCAGACGTTATCTGCAGAGCGGGTAGTTGGACATGCAGTTGAGTGA
- the truB gene encoding tRNA pseudouridine(55) synthase TruB has protein sequence MSELEGILAVYKPAGFTSHDVVAKVRGILCMKRIGHTGTLDPQVTGVLPLCLGKATRVVEYMQELPKEYQATLRLGMATDTEDLTGQIIEQVDEVSITKEQVEEVLHSFRGVISQIPPMYSAVKVDGKRLYELAREGKTVERKSREVTIYEIEMTDIRLEGPYPELSFRVLCSKGTYIRTLCVDIGRMLGLPSVMVKLERTSSAGILAEKCLSFEDIERYMEDGSIHSHLIPVDQAISHLPAHTVSEDKTSAALQGQRLSYKSVIPEVVHPEPLRLYDSVGRFLGIFQRQEETGAIAAVKVFLRE, from the coding sequence ATGAGTGAACTTGAAGGCATTCTAGCGGTATACAAACCGGCTGGCTTCACATCGCATGATGTCGTAGCCAAAGTTCGTGGAATTCTTTGCATGAAGCGTATAGGTCATACCGGTACGCTTGATCCACAGGTAACGGGTGTACTGCCTCTTTGCCTAGGTAAAGCAACTCGGGTCGTGGAGTACATGCAAGAACTTCCTAAAGAATATCAGGCGACATTACGGCTCGGCATGGCCACGGATACCGAAGATTTAACAGGACAAATTATAGAGCAAGTCGATGAAGTTTCTATTACCAAAGAACAGGTGGAGGAGGTACTCCACTCTTTCCGTGGTGTTATATCTCAGATTCCTCCGATGTACTCCGCTGTGAAGGTTGATGGTAAACGTCTTTATGAGCTAGCTCGTGAAGGTAAAACTGTCGAACGGAAAAGTCGTGAGGTCACGATATACGAGATCGAAATGACGGATATTAGGTTAGAAGGACCTTATCCTGAACTATCTTTTCGTGTATTATGTTCTAAAGGAACGTATATTCGGACGCTGTGTGTTGATATTGGACGAATGCTTGGCCTACCTTCGGTTATGGTGAAGTTAGAGCGTACGAGCTCTGCAGGTATTCTTGCCGAGAAATGTCTAAGTTTCGAGGATATCGAACGGTATATGGAAGATGGATCAATCCATTCACATTTAATTCCTGTGGATCAGGCGATCTCCCATTTACCTGCGCATACGGTATCTGAGGATAAAACATCTGCAGCTCTTCAGGGGCAACGGCTTTCATACAAGTCCGTCATTCCAGAAGTAGTTCACCCGGAACCCCTTCGTTTATACGATAGTGTTGGAAGATTTCTTGGTATTTTTCAAAGGCAGGAAGAGACGGGAGCTATTGCTGCTGTGAAAGTCTTTTTGCGAGAATAA
- the rpsO gene encoding 30S ribosomal protein S15 has product MALTQERKHQLIDEHKTHESDTGSPEVQVAILTENITNLTNHFRTHKKDHHSRRGLLKMVGQRRRLLKYLKNKDVRRYSALIEKLGLRR; this is encoded by the coding sequence ATGGCATTAACTCAAGAACGTAAGCACCAATTAATCGACGAGCATAAAACTCATGAATCCGATACTGGATCACCAGAAGTGCAAGTTGCTATCCTTACTGAGAACATTACGAATTTGACAAATCACTTTCGTACTCACAAGAAGGATCATCATTCCCGTCGTGGATTGTTGAAGATGGTTGGACAACGCCGTAGACTATTGAAGTACTTGAAGAACAAGGATGTTAGACGTTATAGCGCACTTATCGAAAAACTCGGATTGCGCCGTTAA